Proteins encoded together in one Pseudomonadota bacterium window:
- the idi gene encoding isopentenyl-diphosphate Delta-isomerase, with protein MEMLILVDKDDEEIHYKEKEECHLIPVKLHRAFSIFIINMKHQMLIHKRQNSKKIWPGFWTNACCSHPRKDENLEKATKRRLQEELGFTCDVKPLFKFHYKENYDDKYGENEIDHIFFGIYDGDIKPNNDEIEEHKFVPIDELMEDVRKHQGKYTPWFKKALPEVLNYLAR; from the coding sequence ATGGAGATGTTGATACTTGTTGATAAGGATGATGAAGAAATACATTATAAAGAAAAAGAAGAGTGTCACCTTATTCCGGTAAAACTTCATCGTGCATTCTCGATATTTATTATTAATATGAAGCATCAAATGCTCATCCATAAAAGGCAAAATTCAAAAAAAATATGGCCTGGTTTCTGGACAAATGCATGTTGTTCACACCCGAGAAAAGATGAGAACCTTGAAAAAGCCACGAAGAGGCGTCTTCAAGAGGAATTAGGATTTACGTGTGACGTAAAACCTCTTTTCAAATTCCATTATAAAGAAAATTATGACGACAAATATGGAGAAAATGAAATTGATCATATTTTTTTTGGAATTTATGATGGAGATATTAAGCCGAATAACGATGAAATTGAAGAACATAAGTTTGTGCCCATAGATGAACTTATGGAAGATGTAAGGAAACACCAGGGAAAATATACGCCATGGTTTAAGAAAGCGTTACCAGAGGTACTCAATTATCTGGCGCGGTAA
- a CDS encoding UbiX family flavin prenyltransferase yields MEKMILGISGASGVIYGIRLLQVLNEINIESHLIVSKSAIKNIAIETKYTLDELYSMASVVYDVDDVGAAIASGSFGANGMIIAPCSIKSLSAIANSYNDNLIIRAADVILKERRRLVLLVRETPLHEGHLELMMKVSRIGGIIMPPVPAFYHLPQTINDLIDQTVGKVLDLFSIDAHLFKRWGTEESPKEKRRISIL; encoded by the coding sequence ATGGAAAAGATGATTTTAGGTATCTCGGGTGCATCAGGAGTAATATATGGTATCAGGTTATTACAGGTTTTAAATGAGATCAACATAGAAAGCCACCTTATTGTATCCAAATCAGCAATAAAGAATATTGCTATTGAAACTAAATACACTTTAGATGAACTGTATTCAATGGCTTCCGTTGTCTACGATGTTGATGATGTCGGTGCTGCTATAGCAAGTGGTTCCTTTGGGGCTAACGGGATGATTATTGCACCATGCTCGATAAAATCGCTCTCAGCTATCGCTAATTCGTATAATGACAATCTAATTATCAGAGCGGCAGACGTAATACTGAAGGAGCGGAGGAGGCTTGTGCTCCTGGTAAGAGAGACCCCATTACATGAAGGACATCTTGAATTAATGATGAAGGTTTCAAGAATAGGCGGCATCATAATGCCTCCCGTTCCTGCTTTTTACCATTTACCCCAAACCATAAACGATTTGATAGACCAGACAGTCGGGAAGGTTCTTGACCTTTTTTCTATAGACGCCCATTTATTTAAAAGGTGGGGAACTGAAGAGAGCCCAAAAGAGAAGAGGAGAATAAGTATCTTATAA
- a CDS encoding methyltransferase domain-containing protein encodes MKRKRYPEDHWIRSEHIEKALQAYMDQQSKAYSRIKNMFISALLGDLKGKRFLDYGCGAGMFLVYAARLGATRIVGVDAEETVLSTARYLTEKEGVQDKCEFIVSERWPAFQPGASFDVILLKDVVEHVEDDQALLDAAAQNLAPEGVLTVSTQNAFSLNYLIEGMYHRVVRRQKDWYGWDATHLRFYTPRSLKKKLLKAGLRPVAWRSLYIIPHKFPASPSSGRQFYRLESLALIDKILGRIFPWNRLGWNIIVKAVKETK; translated from the coding sequence ATGAAAAGAAAAAGATACCCCGAAGACCACTGGATACGTTCTGAGCATATCGAGAAGGCCCTGCAGGCGTATATGGATCAGCAGAGCAAGGCCTACAGCAGAATAAAAAATATGTTTATCAGTGCATTGCTGGGAGACCTGAAGGGGAAAAGATTCCTTGATTATGGCTGTGGTGCGGGTATGTTTCTTGTCTATGCCGCCAGGTTGGGCGCTACCCGTATCGTAGGGGTGGACGCTGAAGAAACAGTTTTATCAACAGCCCGTTATCTCACGGAAAAAGAGGGGGTCCAGGATAAATGCGAGTTTATTGTGAGCGAAAGATGGCCTGCTTTTCAACCTGGCGCCTCTTTCGATGTTATCCTGTTAAAAGACGTAGTCGAACACGTTGAAGACGATCAGGCTCTTCTCGATGCAGCCGCGCAAAACCTTGCACCCGAAGGGGTCTTGACGGTAAGCACCCAGAATGCCTTTTCCCTTAATTATTTAATAGAAGGAATGTATCATCGCGTTGTGCGGCGTCAAAAGGACTGGTATGGATGGGATGCAACACATCTCCGTTTCTATACCCCCCGGAGCCTTAAAAAGAAACTTCTAAAGGCAGGGCTAAGGCCTGTTGCCTGGCGCTCGTTGTACATCATTCCCCATAAATTCCCTGCATCGCCATCCTCTGGCAGACAGTTTTACCGCTTGGAATCCTTGGCCCTCATCGATAAAATCCTGGGACGTATCTTTCCCTGGAACCGTCTCGGGTGGAACATCATCGTCAAGGCAGTCAAAGAGACAAAATAG
- a CDS encoding glycosyltransferase, whose protein sequence is MLRRKGNITKTCIVTPEYPPDQWGGLARTVKNVSRHIRDMGIEVHVAHFTVTDEPMILLDENRRNELIDGIMVHRMNIGKEEFYGRPLTMWDSPYTRTFKMMYQSLELLHDDQCFDCFHSFFLYPAGYITGLIARKTGKPSIVTIVGNDVKKYIFSPEKTAMCKSGLENADRVVVLSRDLLDTADALSSIKGKAQIIYNSVSIPTVPWTPQSVKNNTFHIGCAGIFKYAKGLPYLFKAIAELRKQHDVTLELTGTIRDSERKTCEDMIKGTGIQDILTFHPAVSHEKVTDWLLSLDAFVLPSVSEGCPNILMEAMACGLPCVATRVGAVENLMEDGISGFIVPWGSANTIADALERIITLSDGGLALGIAARERMTNFSPERERWEWEQVYRQFMGFNK, encoded by the coding sequence ATGCTTCGAAGAAAAGGCAACATTACGAAAACATGCATTGTAACACCTGAGTATCCGCCTGACCAATGGGGTGGGCTTGCGCGGACAGTGAAAAACGTTTCCCGGCATATCCGGGACATGGGGATAGAGGTTCATGTTGCCCATTTTACAGTCACGGATGAACCGATGATTCTCCTTGATGAAAACAGGAGGAATGAACTTATTGACGGGATCATGGTTCACCGGATGAACATCGGCAAAGAAGAGTTTTACGGCAGACCACTTACGATGTGGGATTCTCCTTATACACGGACCTTCAAAATGATGTATCAGTCCCTCGAACTTCTCCATGACGATCAGTGCTTTGATTGTTTCCACAGTTTTTTTCTCTATCCCGCGGGGTATATTACGGGTCTTATTGCCCGCAAAACAGGGAAACCTTCCATTGTCACCATTGTTGGCAATGACGTAAAAAAGTATATATTCAGCCCTGAAAAGACCGCAATGTGTAAAAGCGGCCTGGAGAATGCCGACAGGGTTGTGGTGTTAAGCCGGGACCTTCTTGACACAGCAGACGCTCTCTCATCGATTAAAGGGAAGGCACAGATCATCTACAACTCCGTTTCCATACCTACTGTGCCATGGACTCCTCAAAGTGTTAAAAATAATACCTTTCACATCGGCTGTGCCGGCATATTCAAGTACGCAAAGGGGCTGCCCTACCTCTTTAAGGCAATAGCAGAATTAAGAAAGCAGCATGATGTAACATTGGAACTGACGGGAACGATCAGGGATTCGGAACGGAAGACCTGCGAAGACATGATCAAAGGAACCGGCATTCAGGACATCCTCACATTTCACCCTGCTGTTTCCCATGAAAAGGTGACTGACTGGCTTTTGAGCCTTGATGCCTTTGTCCTCCCTTCTGTGTCGGAAGGGTGTCCCAATATCCTCATGGAGGCAATGGCCTGTGGACTTCCCTGTGTTGCCACCCGTGTGGGGGCAGTGGAAAACCTCATGGAAGACGGGATATCGGGTTTCATTGTGCCCTGGGGCAGCGCTAACACCATTGCCGATGCCCTTGAGCGGATCATCACGCTGTCTGATGGCGGCCTGGCACTGGGTATTGCCGCAAGAGAGCGTATGACAAATTTTTCCCCTGAACGGGAAAGGTGGGAATGGGAACAGGTATACAGGCAGTTTATGGGATTTAATAAATAA
- a CDS encoding GSCFA domain-containing protein: MPRSDVHPKFHFEPWQVWPGSYDNPPASGEVYPFPDVSGLKIDLKTPIASMGSCFAREIKDVLIDRDYSYIREEVGHPASKHASAAWERTYNSFSMRQIFEYTFDDWRPHVRWWKAPVSGIIQDPYRRIILYKSMAEAEADFERHCLASRTALERAEVLILTFGLTEIWEDRIDGSVICLPSGPYVNEGGDMSRYHFRVSRYHENLDNMERIYELMKAHNPRCKLIVTVSPVHLWATFRKDLDVISASWNSKATLRAAVDEFVSRHENVFYFPAFEMAVTYRAILGKSLFTEGREPFHVNKETVNFIMDNFFRIFSNE; this comes from the coding sequence ATGCCCCGATCTGATGTTCATCCCAAATTCCATTTCGAACCCTGGCAGGTGTGGCCGGGGTCATATGATAACCCTCCTGCCTCTGGAGAGGTCTATCCCTTTCCGGACGTTTCAGGATTAAAGATTGACCTGAAAACGCCCATCGCCTCTATGGGTTCATGCTTTGCCAGGGAGATAAAGGATGTGCTCATTGACAGAGATTATTCATACATCAGGGAAGAGGTTGGTCATCCTGCCTCGAAACACGCCAGCGCCGCATGGGAACGAACGTACAACTCCTTTTCCATGCGACAGATATTCGAGTATACCTTTGACGACTGGAGGCCTCATGTTCGCTGGTGGAAGGCGCCAGTGTCCGGCATCATCCAGGACCCCTACCGAAGGATTATCCTTTACAAATCGATGGCGGAGGCGGAGGCGGACTTCGAAAGACATTGCCTGGCATCGCGCACAGCCCTTGAACGTGCAGAGGTACTCATTCTGACCTTCGGTCTCACCGAGATATGGGAAGACAGGATTGACGGGTCTGTGATCTGCCTTCCTTCCGGTCCCTATGTGAACGAGGGCGGTGATATGAGCCGGTACCACTTCAGGGTGAGTCGCTATCATGAAAACCTTGACAACATGGAGCGCATATATGAACTTATGAAGGCCCATAATCCCCGGTGCAAACTGATTGTGACGGTCTCACCGGTACATCTCTGGGCAACATTCAGGAAAGACCTCGACGTCATCAGCGCAAGCTGGAATTCCAAGGCTACCCTGAGGGCTGCTGTAGACGAATTTGTCTCCCGCCACGAGAACGTATTCTATTTTCCTGCCTTTGAGATGGCCGTTACATACAGGGCAATCCTCGGCAAATCGTTATTTACCGAGGGAAGGGAGCCGTTCCACGTCAACAAAGAGACGGTAAATTTCATCATGGATAATTTCTTCCGCATATTTTCGAATGAATAG
- a CDS encoding heparinase II/III family protein produces MKDPGLPSDTFLCDTITRRALLFEGYGHAASIGQIRVTLLCPMRDFSSFNQLSLTATNLTETVLYAEMRLFHGSGKTDVIDEPVSLSGGRECLPPGKTVELAFPRESFGTYGKPDDWKDITRIEITCKHEKTDVSTGLIAVGIGALYGEDRLFPAGPRLTNGGLKAMLSHCASARALSLPQERGPGEDADNPYGQAYASLLSIPPYHPYPQEGADEILKGHIMGQQLPWPLQWDKNPSCILEWSHFLHRHHFLREVMKAFLEKKDRHYSAFLDQIIHDWIIAHPVPVGSNGGAGPSWETLSAAWRLREWLWIKGIAWPHESFRRETKELMLRSFWEHARHLMDHKGHPNNWIIVESTALALAGICLPELTEAAKWFEEGVSRLESEFHRQFMADGVHFELSPLYHAICLHALLEVKRAASVKHVPLPAVFEAPLERAAGYLASLCRPDFTWPSLNDSGNITGDYRVLMRLAGELFNRPDFIWIGTKGRRGTSPAAAVHIYPDAGIGVMRSGYNKDSHFLVFRAGPPGMTHIHEDVLSLDVTVHGTLCLADPGITTYAPTPLTGYYRSAVAHNMILIDGKGPERSQLAFQERVRSAREGFGFHHETLGINDLPLKLLSRKKGLECSIDTLTGICNDYLDERGTRIAVTRTVSFPAHKYWIIQDSVRASFSEHCERERMAGVPACCGSRLLAEGATRAPLIAGHGNHTVTVCWQFSPGQTNIDSCTYIIRKATSEGRGVALIPVLRNYKPDVVRSEGNTDPLCGWVSVNGGDILASHFTFSFVYPLPLTLTWVLYPLPDIHSHIPPHFLTSIHSKICGRNYP; encoded by the coding sequence ATGAAAGATCCGGGATTGCCTTCCGACACATTTCTTTGTGACACAATCACCAGGAGGGCGTTGCTCTTTGAGGGGTACGGACATGCCGCATCGATCGGTCAGATCCGCGTAACCCTTCTATGCCCCATGCGGGATTTTTCGTCATTCAACCAGCTATCTCTTACCGCAACCAACCTTACGGAAACGGTCCTGTATGCAGAAATGAGATTGTTCCACGGGTCCGGCAAAACAGATGTGATCGATGAGCCCGTTTCACTAAGCGGTGGGCGGGAATGCCTGCCACCCGGGAAAACAGTGGAATTAGCATTCCCCCGGGAGTCATTCGGCACATATGGAAAACCGGATGACTGGAAAGACATCACCCGCATAGAAATCACATGCAAACATGAGAAAACAGACGTTTCAACGGGATTGATCGCAGTGGGCATAGGCGCCCTCTATGGCGAAGACCGGCTGTTCCCGGCAGGCCCGAGGCTGACAAATGGAGGTCTCAAGGCGATGCTGAGCCATTGCGCGTCTGCAAGGGCCCTCTCTCTCCCGCAAGAAAGGGGCCCAGGGGAAGATGCGGACAATCCTTACGGGCAGGCATATGCGTCATTGCTTTCTATCCCCCCTTACCATCCCTACCCTCAGGAGGGCGCTGACGAAATCCTCAAGGGTCACATCATGGGCCAACAACTTCCATGGCCCTTACAGTGGGACAAAAACCCGTCCTGCATTCTGGAATGGTCGCACTTTCTCCACCGGCATCACTTCTTAAGGGAAGTGATGAAGGCCTTTCTGGAGAAAAAAGACCGGCATTATAGTGCATTTCTGGATCAGATAATCCACGACTGGATCATCGCGCATCCCGTGCCTGTGGGATCAAACGGCGGCGCTGGACCATCCTGGGAAACCCTGTCTGCTGCATGGCGTCTCAGGGAATGGCTCTGGATAAAAGGGATAGCATGGCCTCATGAATCCTTCAGGCGTGAAACGAAAGAACTGATGCTCCGTTCCTTCTGGGAACATGCCCGCCACCTCATGGATCACAAAGGCCATCCTAATAACTGGATCATCGTGGAATCAACGGCATTAGCCCTTGCCGGGATATGCCTCCCCGAATTAACGGAAGCCGCCAAGTGGTTCGAGGAGGGGGTAAGTCGTCTTGAAAGTGAATTCCACAGACAATTTATGGCGGATGGGGTTCATTTTGAACTGTCACCGCTTTATCACGCCATCTGCCTCCATGCATTATTGGAAGTGAAAAGGGCAGCATCCGTCAAACATGTACCTCTCCCCGCAGTATTTGAGGCCCCCCTGGAAAGGGCAGCCGGATACCTCGCTTCTCTATGCCGCCCTGACTTCACCTGGCCTTCTTTGAATGATTCAGGGAACATAACCGGTGACTATAGAGTCCTCATGAGGCTTGCAGGAGAACTCTTTAACCGTCCCGATTTTATATGGATCGGCACAAAAGGCCGGAGAGGCACTTCGCCTGCCGCTGCTGTACACATATACCCCGATGCCGGTATTGGCGTTATGCGGTCGGGTTACAACAAAGACTCACATTTCCTTGTATTCAGGGCAGGTCCTCCGGGAATGACACACATACATGAAGATGTCCTCTCTCTCGATGTAACAGTGCATGGAACCCTTTGTCTTGCGGACCCGGGCATCACAACCTACGCGCCTACGCCCCTTACCGGTTATTACCGCTCAGCCGTTGCCCATAATATGATCCTCATCGATGGGAAAGGCCCCGAGAGGTCACAGTTAGCTTTTCAGGAAAGAGTACGATCAGCGAGGGAAGGCTTTGGATTTCACCATGAAACGCTTGGTATAAATGATCTGCCGCTTAAATTACTTTCTCGGAAGAAAGGGTTGGAATGCTCGATTGATACGTTAACGGGAATCTGCAATGATTATCTCGACGAAAGAGGCACAAGGATTGCCGTAACAAGAACGGTCTCCTTTCCGGCCCATAAGTACTGGATCATTCAGGATTCAGTCCGAGCGTCATTTAGCGAGCACTGCGAGCGCGAGAGAATGGCCGGGGTACCCGCTTGTTGCGGGTCGCGCTTGCTGGCGGAGGGGGCGACGCGAGCCCCTTTAATAGCAGGGCATGGGAATCACACCGTCACCGTGTGCTGGCAGTTTTCTCCCGGGCAAACTAACATTGACTCTTGTACATACATAATCCGCAAAGCGACATCGGAAGGCAGGGGCGTTGCCCTGATCCCCGTCTTGAGGAACTATAAACCGGATGTCGTCCGTTCGGAAGGCAATACTGATCCATTATGCGGATGGGTCTCTGTAAATGGTGGAGATATTTTGGCAAGTCATTTTACCTTTTCCTTCGTATACCCCCTACCTCTCACGCTTACATGGGTACTCTATCCCCTCCCGGATATCCATTCCCACATCCCTCCCCATTTTCTCACATCTATTCATTCGAAAATATGCGGAAGAAATTATCCATGA
- a CDS encoding phosphoglycerate mutase family protein — MIKVFLARHGETAGNSQGLILGRKDYPLTDKGIKTTTKLAHIVMERLMSYSGSLSFVGDGSGLLPKDARVFRGLIVASSLGRALESARIYADKTGWQIEVMAGMAELSCGQWEGQLRSVVAPDRPFIRAAWTASPPEGEGYANGELRVAEVVRKIKMMEGYDVAIVVGHAGINRVFLKLWLEMDPLCILNVHQSHETIYILNSGDDKEVDWIHADGTTGQGLIVEKP; from the coding sequence ATGATAAAGGTGTTTCTTGCGCGGCACGGTGAAACCGCTGGAAACAGCCAGGGACTTATCCTTGGACGAAAGGACTATCCTCTAACTGACAAAGGCATTAAGACCACCACGAAACTGGCTCATATTGTTATGGAGAGGCTTATGTCATATTCCGGAAGCCTTTCTTTTGTCGGAGATGGGTCCGGACTATTGCCGAAAGATGCCCGTGTGTTTAGAGGCCTCATCGTAGCCTCTTCCCTTGGCCGTGCCCTTGAGAGTGCGCGGATATATGCCGACAAAACCGGATGGCAGATAGAGGTGATGGCAGGGATGGCCGAGCTTTCCTGTGGACAATGGGAAGGACAACTCAGGAGCGTAGTAGCGCCGGATCGGCCCTTTATCCGTGCAGCATGGACGGCGTCCCCTCCTGAGGGTGAGGGCTATGCGAACGGAGAACTCCGGGTGGCCGAAGTCGTACGGAAGATAAAAATGATGGAGGGTTATGATGTAGCCATTGTCGTAGGTCACGCGGGGATAAACCGTGTCTTCCTGAAACTGTGGCTCGAGATGGACCCGTTGTGCATCCTGAATGTCCATCAGTCCCATGAAACGATATACATACTGAATAGCGGTGACGATAAAGAAGTGGATTGGATACATGCTGACGGAACGACCGGCCAGGGACTGATAGTTGAAAAACCATAA
- a CDS encoding radical SAM protein, whose amino-acid sequence MKNHKILLIEPPFYRLFKETYGLVRYPLSLGYLASSVKAGTDWDIMAYNADFTPASDPFEVTYFKGAGFARYRRTLCDVSHRIWQGIRDVISGYAPAVVGISAKSSTFASVLRVAGIAKAINPEIIVVVGGPHPSAVFSKAFDTTGMKGGRVDRTDAGGEVFCRDIDMFVVGEGEETIVALLDALERHKSPDRIGGIVYRKGEELMATLPGRPVENLDALPFPYQYAPHVLKDYEIYPLSAFSNVFATRGCPYCCLFCGSRNVWGKGVRFRSPRNVVEEILNLQNIGIKDIHFGDDTFGVTTPYLQTLCRAIKSSCPGISWSCEIHVRLVNDKNISIMKEAGCFMIQLGIESGNNEILKEVRKGFTIEEALVACNIIRNHGINLQTFFMAGFPQETEASLKDTAKVIEEIECEKIIYSIFTPYPGTEAFELCRGKGMITPDYDPSLYCHQSPENCFCVNISPERFRKLSSRIEETVVQKNRFSWARSLFALHGPWESQ is encoded by the coding sequence TTGAAAAACCATAAAATCCTTCTCATCGAACCCCCCTTTTACCGGCTTTTTAAAGAGACTTACGGGCTGGTCAGGTACCCCCTTTCTCTCGGGTATCTTGCGTCATCCGTAAAAGCAGGGACGGATTGGGATATCATGGCCTATAACGCTGATTTTACACCGGCCAGCGACCCCTTTGAAGTGACGTATTTTAAGGGTGCGGGCTTTGCGCGCTACCGCAGGACCCTCTGTGATGTATCGCACCGGATATGGCAGGGGATTCGGGATGTCATCTCCGGATATGCACCGGCTGTTGTGGGCATCTCAGCAAAATCATCCACCTTTGCGTCTGTCCTCCGGGTCGCAGGTATTGCAAAAGCGATCAATCCCGAGATCATTGTCGTTGTCGGTGGTCCTCACCCTTCTGCCGTATTCTCAAAGGCATTTGACACGACAGGCATGAAAGGGGGTCGAGTCGACAGGACAGATGCGGGCGGCGAGGTTTTTTGCCGGGATATTGATATGTTTGTTGTCGGTGAGGGAGAAGAGACGATCGTTGCATTACTGGATGCCCTCGAAAGGCATAAGAGCCCTGACCGTATCGGAGGGATTGTGTATAGAAAGGGGGAAGAGCTTATGGCAACCCTGCCGGGAAGACCCGTAGAAAACCTCGACGCGCTTCCCTTTCCCTATCAATATGCCCCTCACGTCTTAAAAGATTACGAAATCTACCCGTTATCCGCTTTCAGCAATGTTTTTGCTACACGGGGATGCCCTTACTGTTGCCTTTTCTGCGGGTCCAGAAACGTATGGGGGAAAGGCGTACGGTTCCGTTCACCCCGCAATGTGGTTGAAGAGATACTGAATCTGCAAAACATCGGCATCAAAGACATCCATTTTGGTGATGACACCTTCGGGGTTACAACACCATATCTCCAGACCCTTTGCCGGGCAATCAAGTCTTCATGCCCAGGGATCAGTTGGAGTTGTGAAATTCATGTTCGGCTCGTGAATGACAAAAACATATCCATTATGAAAGAAGCGGGGTGCTTCATGATCCAGCTCGGTATTGAGTCGGGGAATAACGAAATCCTGAAAGAAGTTAGAAAAGGCTTTACTATCGAGGAGGCGCTTGTAGCATGCAATATCATCAGGAACCACGGCATAAACCTGCAAACCTTTTTTATGGCCGGATTCCCTCAGGAGACAGAGGCGTCCCTCAAAGATACTGCGAAGGTCATCGAAGAGATTGAATGTGAAAAGATCATATACAGCATATTTACCCCTTATCCTGGCACGGAGGCTTTCGAACTTTGTCGGGGCAAGGGCATGATCACCCCCGACTATGACCCGTCCCTCTACTGCCACCAGAGCCCTGAAAACTGCTTCTGCGTCAATATATCCCCTGAGCGTTTCAGGAAGCTGTCATCCCGTATTGAGGAGACGGTAGTGCAAAAAAACAGATTCTCATGGGCAAGGTCTTTGTTTGCGTTGCATGGCCCGTGGGAATCTCAATAG